In the genome of Populus trichocarpa isolate Nisqually-1 chromosome 6, P.trichocarpa_v4.1, whole genome shotgun sequence, one region contains:
- the LOC7465985 gene encoding uncharacterized protein LOC7465985, with protein MGSGSRNLLCKSSSSALLFLAPSFTSAQLRFNSFTPSKLRRMATQPSSSPSSLTTNDTASPSPSPSPSSTIDFLSLCHRLKTTKRAGWVKRGIKGPESISDHMYRMGLMALIAPDIPGIDRDKCIKMAIVHDIAEAIVGDITPSDGVPKAEKSRKEREALEHMCKLLGAESRAKEMSELWNEYEENSTPEAKIVKDFDKVEMILQALEYENEQGKDLEEFFQSTAGKFQTEVGKAWALEIASRRRKER; from the exons atggGAAGTGGAAGCCGAAATTTACTCTGTAAATCATCATCATCCGCGCTACTCTTCCTCGCACCGTCTTTCACTTCAGCTCAACTCCGTTTCAATTCCTTCACTCCCTCCAAACTCCGCCGTATGGCCACTCAACCTTCCTCCTCTCCCTCTTCCCTCACCACAAACGACACcgcttctccttctccttcgcCCTCTCCTTCCTCCACgattgattttctctctctttgtcaCCGCCTCAAG acTACGAAGAGAGCAGGATGGGTAAAGAGGGGCATAAAAGGACCAGAGTCAATATCAGATCATATGTACAGAATGGGATTAATGGCTCTGATTGCTCCTGATATTCCCGGCATTGATCGTGacaa atgTATAAAAATGGCGATAGTTCATGATATCGCTGAGGCAATTGTTGGAGACATAACGCCCTCGGATGGGGTTCCGAAGGCTGAAAAAAGCAGAAAAGAGAGGGAAGCATTGGAGCATATGTGCAAATTGCTTGGCGCAGAGTCAAGAG CGAAGGAAATGAGTGAGTTGTGGAATGAGTACGAGGAGAATTCGACACCAGAAGCTAAAATTGTTAAGGATTTTGATAAG GTGGAGATGATCCTTCAAGCTTTAGAATATGAAAATG AGCAAGGGAAAGACTTGGAAGAATTTTTCCAGTCAACCGCTG GGAAGTTCCAGACTGAAGTGGGGAAAGCATGGGCCTTAGAGATAGCATCAAGAAGAAGGAAGGAACGCTAG
- the LOC7465984 gene encoding cinnamoyl-CoA reductase-like SNL6, protein MDIEELPSVCVLDASTYVGSWILKGLLSRGYTVHAAIQKNNGETEIEKEIRGLGREEERLVVFEVDVLDYHSILIALKGCSAMFCCLDSRDGYDEKMVDSEIRGAINVAEACAQTDTIEKIIFSSSLTAAIWKESICSEKDVDERSWSDQEFCRKLKLWHALAKTLSEQAAWALAMDRMLNMVSINAGLVLGPGVSQQNPLSTMSYLRGAAQMYENGVLAYVDVNFLADVHIRAFQDRSTCGRYFCFNQTVTTEEEAVKLAQSLNPLISLPPRYEYQGNEVHAERLRTKKLNKLVEGAA, encoded by the exons ATGGATATTGAAGAGCTACCCTCAGTTTGTGTTCTTGATGCCTCAACCTATGTGGGTTCTTGGATCCTCAAGGGGCTGTTGAGTAGAGGATACACGGTTCATGCAGCCATACAAAAGAACAACG GAGAGACTGAGATAGAGAAGGAAATAAGGGGCTTGGGGAGAGAGGAGGAAAGATTGGTGGTATTTGAAGTCGATGTCTTGGATTACCATAGCATTCTAATTGCTTTGAAGGGTTGTTCTGCTATGTTCTGCTGCTTGGACAGTAGAGACGGCTACGAT GAAAAAATGGTTGATTCGGAAATTAGAGGAGCAATCAATGTAGCGGAGGCTTGCGCACAGACCGATACCATTGAAAAGATTATATTCAGTTCTTCACTAACTGCAGCGATATGGAAAGAGAGCATTTGTTCAGAGAAGGATGTAGACGAGAGGTCTTGGAGTGATCAAGAATTTTGCAGGAAATTGAAG TTATGGCATGCCCTGGCAAAGACTCTCTCTGAACAGGCTGCTTGGGCTTTAGCCATGGACCGTATGCTTAACATGGTTTCCATTAATGCCGGCCTAGTTCTGGGTCCTGGTGTCTCTCAGCAGAACCCTTTATCAACCATGTCATACCTCAGAG GGGCAGCTCAAATGTATGAAAATGGGGTGCTGGCCTATGTAGATGTGAACTTCCTGGCTGATGTCCATATTCGAGCTTTCCAGGATCGGTCCACATGTGGCCGATACTTCTGCTTCAATCAGACGGTTACTACCGAGGAAGAAGCTGTCAAGCTTGCACAAAGCCTGAACCCTTTAATATCATTACCGCCAAG GTATGAATACCAAGGTAATGAAGTGCACGCTGAGAGGCTTAGAACAAAGAAGTTGAACAAGCTGGTCGAGGGTGCTGCATAG